In the Hordeum vulgare subsp. vulgare chromosome 7H, MorexV3_pseudomolecules_assembly, whole genome shotgun sequence genome, one interval contains:
- the LOC123407572 gene encoding uncharacterized protein LOC123407572 isoform X2 yields MRKPIILLPLLYSGDSPMSLQLSGRRTVLFLILIELLVPPRCAGESATCLAVYREGGAPAVYQSAHCPRWTILSGGEGDGEKVSSSPQPRRCHVAAHRGRRRSQEDRAVCALGIRIPFLEQMRIKEVDVGVMAIFDGHNGDEASEMASKLLLEYLLLHVYFLLDGIYSIMFRNSTGKLTHKEVTILNSVLNLYKEDQSNYGQRSCWTLPTILDRSFHMEILKESLLRAVQDIDLTFSKEALRKNLKSGSTATVVLIADGQIITANVGDSKAFLCSQSHALYSEKRKRRRKRNSSNHEDFALANYGGPLYNVKELTRDHHPDREDERRRVEAAGGYVLEWAGVYRVNGELALSRAIGDVPFKRYGVISTPELTGWELLSANDSFLIASSDGVFEKMSTQDVCDMMLYAKFGVNQDFEPFAVMQQNLADYIVHLALQKGTTDNVAAVVVPLEFPSSSGARIEYWHHLEENPVTSVLPLQTIPYQHKSEDGVSSAVIEMEYFKRSSAKFQRFLVDAKLKRLGCFYLSESLDEDMDFIFRVPKGYQQEGVRDFNHVPAENALSSDGNLEKYKDRNFCWHLVHQDDEMGRCTSPEGFANYFGLLDSVSHNGSRSSSSHAFGYKIADIRYKLKRRFDRGSYGEVWLAFRWNCSDDVDIHKDPSHFSTILTPDSYNCTSSNTSSSSDENHGSDMIDGDLFILKRIMVERGNAAYLSGLREKYFGELFSNASKTLEVLSRMESSSATFPMDMQFIEYTFPEQNISAVEESLKHVARFIESFESESREIWLVYRNEGRSLSKLLYAAEETKLVTGDDNERVRYIQVLQPSKWWYWLRTTEAGQRQMQNLLWQLLMGLKACHDRNITHRDIKPENMIICFEDVKTGKCLREIPSEATENKLNMRLIDFGSAIDDFTLKHLYGSGPTRSEQTFEYTPPEALLNSSWFQGSKSASLKYDIWSVGVVMLELIVGSPHVFQISDRARILMDQRLDGWSEETKELAYKLRSYMELCILVPGISTQQQGSINSERGHGGLASWKCSEESFARQVKILDPLKMGMTV; encoded by the exons ATGCGCAAGCCCATaattcttcttcccctcctctacTCCGGCGACTCGCCGATGTCCTTACAGCTATCCGGCCGCCGTACCGTCCTCTTTCTCATCCTCATCGAGCTCCTGGTGCCGCCACGGTGCGCGGGGGAGTCGGCGACGTGCCTTGCCGTGTACCGCGAGGGCGGCGCGCCCGCGGTGTACCAGTCCGCGCACTGCCCCCGCTGGACCATCCTCTCCGGCGGCGAGGGGGATGGGGAGAAGGTCTCCTCCTCCCCGCAGCCGAGGAGGTGCCATGTGGCGGCCCACCGTGGCCGCCGCCGCTCCCAGGAGGACCGCGCCGTCTGCGCGCTCGGCATCCGCATCCCCTTCCTAG AGCAAATGAGGATTAAAGAGGTGGATGTCGGAGTGATGGCAATATTTGATGGTCATAATGGAGATGAGGCCAGTGAGATGGCTTCTAAGCTCTTACTGGAGTACTTGTTGCTTCATgtttattttcttcttgatggTATATACTCCATCATGTTCAGAAACTCAACTGGAAAGCTGACACATAAGGAAGTTACTATTCTTAACAGTGTTCTTAACCTGTACAAAGAGGATCAGTCCAATTACGGGCAGAG GTCATGTTGGACATTGCCCACTATTCTTGATCGATCATTTCACATGGAAATTCTGAAGGAATCATTATTGAGGGCAGTTCAGGATATTGACCTAACATTCTCCAAGGAAG CTTTACGAAAAAATTTGAAGTCTGGTTCAACAGCTACTGTGGTCTTGATAGCCGATGGCCAAATCATAACGGCTAATGTGGGAGATTCAAAAGCATTTTTGTGCTCACAAAGTCATGCTCTGTACAGCGAAAAGA GGAaacggagaagaaagagaaattcTAGCAATCACGAGGACTTTGCTTTGGCAAATTATGGTGGACCACTTTACAATGTAAAGGAGTTAACCAGGGACCATCATCCGGATAGAGAGGATGAGAGAAGGCGTGTAGAAGCTGCTGGTGGTTATGTTCTTGAGTGGGCTGGTGTATACCGTGTTAATGGTGAGCTTGCACTATCTCGAGCTATTGGCGACGTGCCTTTTAAACG GTATGGTGTAATATCGACACCTGAACTAACAGGGTGGGAGCTTCTGTCAGCAAATGATAGCTTCCTTATTGCCTCCTCTGATGGTGTCTTTGAGAAAATGAGTACGCAAGATGTTTGCGACATGATGCTATATGCAAAATTTGGTGTTAACCAGGATTTTGAACCCTTTGCTGTTATGCAACAGAATTTGGCGGATTATATAGTTCATCTTGCTTTACAGAAAGGCACAACAGACAATGTAGCAGCTGTGGTTGTTCCATTGGAGTTTCCTAGTAGCTCTGGAGCTAGAATAGAATATTGGCACCATCTTGAAGAAAATCCAGTGACATCTGTTTTGCCTTTACAGACCATTCCGTACCAACACAAGTCGG AAGATGGAGTAAGTTCAGCTGTTATTGAAATGGAGTATTTCAAGCGCTCATCGGCAAAGTTCCAGAGATTCTTG GTTGATGCAAAGCTTAAGAGACTGGGTTGTTTCTACTTATCTGAGAGCCTTGATGAAGACATGGACTTTATATTTAGGGTACCCAAGGGCTATCAGCAGGAAGGAGTCCGTGACTTCAATCATGTGCCAGCTGAAAATGCGTTATCTTCTGATG GAAATCTTGAAAAATACAAGGACAGAAACTTTTGCTGGCACCTTGTCCATCAAGATGATGAAATGGGACGATGTACCAGTCCTGAAGGGTTCGCAAATTATTTTGGCTTGCTTGATTCTGTTTCACATAATGGAAGCAGATCAAGCAGTTCACATGCATTTGGCTACAAGATAGCTGACATCAG GTACAAGCTGAAGAGAAGATTCGATCGCGGTTCATATGGTGAAGTCTGGTTGGCATTTCGTTGGAATTGCTCTGATGATGTAGATATACATAAAGATCCTTCCCACTTTAGCACTATACTTACACCAGACTCGTATAATTGCACAAGTTCAAACACATCGTCGTCATCTGATGAAAATCATGGCTCAGACATGATAGATGGTGATTTATTCATATTGAAGCGCATAATG GTGGAAAGAGGAAATGCTGCTTACTTGAGCGGACTGCGGGAGAAGTATTTTGGAGAATTATTTTCAAATGCTTCAAAAACCCTTGAAGTTTTGTCAAGGATGGAATCATCATCTGCAACGTTTCCGATGGACATGCAATTCATTGAGTATACATTTCCAGAACAGAACATCTCAGCTGTTGAAGAATCACTGAAGCATGTGGCTAGGTTTATAGAATCTTTTGAATCAGAATCAAGGGAAATATGGCTTGTGTACCGCAATGAAGGCCGCTCATTGTCAAAATTGTTATATGCTGCTGAAGAAACAAAGTTAGTTACCGGTGATGATAATGAGAGGGTCAGATATATTCAAGTTCTGCAACCATCAAAGTGGTGGTATTGGTTAAGGACTACTGAAGCTGGGCAAAGACAAATGCAAAATCTCTTATGGCAACTG CTAATGGGTCTGAAAGCATGTCATGATCGTAACATCACTCACAGGGATATTAAACCTG AGAACATGATCATCTGCTTTGAGGATGTGAAGACGGGAAAATGTTTAAGAGAGATCCCATCTGAAGCAACGGAAAACAAGCTGAACAT GCGTCTTATTGACTTCGGCAGTGCCATTGATGATTTCACTTTGAAGCATCTTTATGGTTCAGGGCCTACTCG GTCTGAGCAGACTTTTGAGTACACTCCTCCAGAGGCACTCCTCAATTCAAGCTGGTTTCAGGGATCAAAAAGTGCAAGCCTGAA GTATGATATCTGGAGTGTTGGAGTTGTCATGCTGGAACTGATAGTTGGTTCTCCACATGTTTTCCAGATAAGTGACCGTGCACGTATTTTAATGGATCAACGCCTTGACGGGTGGAGTGAGGAAACAAAGGAGCTTGCATACAA GCTGAGGTCTTACATGGAACTGTGCATTTTAGTACCGGGGATTTCTACACAACAGCAAGGCAGCATTAATTCCGAACGG GGCCACGGCGGGTTAGCTTCTTGGAAATGCTCTGAAGAGTCATTTGCCCGTCAAGTGAAAATCCTAGACCCTCTTAAAATGGG GATGACCGTCTAA
- the LOC123407572 gene encoding uncharacterized protein LOC123407572 isoform X3 — MRKPIILLPLLYSGDSPMSLQLSGRRTVLFLILIELLVPPRCAGESATCLAVYREGGAPAVYQSAHCPRWTILSGGEGDGEKVSSSPQPRRCHVAAHRGRRRSQEDRAVCALGIRIPFLEQMRIKEVDVGVMAIFDGHNGDEASEMASKLLLEYLLLHVYFLLDGIYSIMFRNSTGKLTHKEVTILNSVLNLYKEDQSNYGQRSCWTLPTILDRSFHMEILKESLLRAVQDIDLTFSKEALRKNLKSGSTATVVLIADGQIITANVGDSKAFLCSQSHALYSEKRKRRRKRNSSNHEDFALANYGGPLYNVKELTRDHHPDREDERRRVEAAGGYVLEWAGVYRVNGELALSRAIGDVPFKRYGVISTPELTGWELLSANDSFLIASSDGVFEKMSTQDVCDMMLYAKFGVNQDFEPFAVMQQNLADYIVHLALQKGTTDNVAAVVVPLEFPSSSGARIEYWHHLEENPVTSVLPLQTIPYQHKSEDGVSSAVIEMEYFKRSSAKFQRFLVDAKLKRLGCFYLSESLDEDMDFIFRVPKGYQQEGVRDFNHVPAENALSSDGNLEKYKDRNFCWHLVHQDDEMGRCTSPEGFANYFGLLDSVSHNGSRSSSSHAFGYKIADIRYKLKRRFDRGSYGEVWLAFRWNCSDDVDIHKDPSHFSTILTPDSYNCTSSNTSSSSDENHGSDMIDGDLFILKRIMVERGNAAYLSGLREKYFGELFSNASKTLEVLSRMESSSATFPMDMQFIEYTFPEQNISAVEESLKHVARFIESFESESREIWLVYRNEGRSLSKLLYAAEETKLVTGDDNERVRYIQVLQPSKWWYWLRTTEAGQRQMQNLLWQLLMGLKACHDRNITHRDIKPENMIICFEDVKTGKCLREIPSEATENKLNMRLIDFGSAIDDFTLKHLYGSGPTRSEQTFEYTPPEALLNSSWFQGSKSASLKYDIWSVGVVMLELIVGSPHVFQISDRARILMDQRLDGWSEETKELAYK, encoded by the exons ATGCGCAAGCCCATaattcttcttcccctcctctacTCCGGCGACTCGCCGATGTCCTTACAGCTATCCGGCCGCCGTACCGTCCTCTTTCTCATCCTCATCGAGCTCCTGGTGCCGCCACGGTGCGCGGGGGAGTCGGCGACGTGCCTTGCCGTGTACCGCGAGGGCGGCGCGCCCGCGGTGTACCAGTCCGCGCACTGCCCCCGCTGGACCATCCTCTCCGGCGGCGAGGGGGATGGGGAGAAGGTCTCCTCCTCCCCGCAGCCGAGGAGGTGCCATGTGGCGGCCCACCGTGGCCGCCGCCGCTCCCAGGAGGACCGCGCCGTCTGCGCGCTCGGCATCCGCATCCCCTTCCTAG AGCAAATGAGGATTAAAGAGGTGGATGTCGGAGTGATGGCAATATTTGATGGTCATAATGGAGATGAGGCCAGTGAGATGGCTTCTAAGCTCTTACTGGAGTACTTGTTGCTTCATgtttattttcttcttgatggTATATACTCCATCATGTTCAGAAACTCAACTGGAAAGCTGACACATAAGGAAGTTACTATTCTTAACAGTGTTCTTAACCTGTACAAAGAGGATCAGTCCAATTACGGGCAGAG GTCATGTTGGACATTGCCCACTATTCTTGATCGATCATTTCACATGGAAATTCTGAAGGAATCATTATTGAGGGCAGTTCAGGATATTGACCTAACATTCTCCAAGGAAG CTTTACGAAAAAATTTGAAGTCTGGTTCAACAGCTACTGTGGTCTTGATAGCCGATGGCCAAATCATAACGGCTAATGTGGGAGATTCAAAAGCATTTTTGTGCTCACAAAGTCATGCTCTGTACAGCGAAAAGA GGAaacggagaagaaagagaaattcTAGCAATCACGAGGACTTTGCTTTGGCAAATTATGGTGGACCACTTTACAATGTAAAGGAGTTAACCAGGGACCATCATCCGGATAGAGAGGATGAGAGAAGGCGTGTAGAAGCTGCTGGTGGTTATGTTCTTGAGTGGGCTGGTGTATACCGTGTTAATGGTGAGCTTGCACTATCTCGAGCTATTGGCGACGTGCCTTTTAAACG GTATGGTGTAATATCGACACCTGAACTAACAGGGTGGGAGCTTCTGTCAGCAAATGATAGCTTCCTTATTGCCTCCTCTGATGGTGTCTTTGAGAAAATGAGTACGCAAGATGTTTGCGACATGATGCTATATGCAAAATTTGGTGTTAACCAGGATTTTGAACCCTTTGCTGTTATGCAACAGAATTTGGCGGATTATATAGTTCATCTTGCTTTACAGAAAGGCACAACAGACAATGTAGCAGCTGTGGTTGTTCCATTGGAGTTTCCTAGTAGCTCTGGAGCTAGAATAGAATATTGGCACCATCTTGAAGAAAATCCAGTGACATCTGTTTTGCCTTTACAGACCATTCCGTACCAACACAAGTCGG AAGATGGAGTAAGTTCAGCTGTTATTGAAATGGAGTATTTCAAGCGCTCATCGGCAAAGTTCCAGAGATTCTTG GTTGATGCAAAGCTTAAGAGACTGGGTTGTTTCTACTTATCTGAGAGCCTTGATGAAGACATGGACTTTATATTTAGGGTACCCAAGGGCTATCAGCAGGAAGGAGTCCGTGACTTCAATCATGTGCCAGCTGAAAATGCGTTATCTTCTGATG GAAATCTTGAAAAATACAAGGACAGAAACTTTTGCTGGCACCTTGTCCATCAAGATGATGAAATGGGACGATGTACCAGTCCTGAAGGGTTCGCAAATTATTTTGGCTTGCTTGATTCTGTTTCACATAATGGAAGCAGATCAAGCAGTTCACATGCATTTGGCTACAAGATAGCTGACATCAG GTACAAGCTGAAGAGAAGATTCGATCGCGGTTCATATGGTGAAGTCTGGTTGGCATTTCGTTGGAATTGCTCTGATGATGTAGATATACATAAAGATCCTTCCCACTTTAGCACTATACTTACACCAGACTCGTATAATTGCACAAGTTCAAACACATCGTCGTCATCTGATGAAAATCATGGCTCAGACATGATAGATGGTGATTTATTCATATTGAAGCGCATAATG GTGGAAAGAGGAAATGCTGCTTACTTGAGCGGACTGCGGGAGAAGTATTTTGGAGAATTATTTTCAAATGCTTCAAAAACCCTTGAAGTTTTGTCAAGGATGGAATCATCATCTGCAACGTTTCCGATGGACATGCAATTCATTGAGTATACATTTCCAGAACAGAACATCTCAGCTGTTGAAGAATCACTGAAGCATGTGGCTAGGTTTATAGAATCTTTTGAATCAGAATCAAGGGAAATATGGCTTGTGTACCGCAATGAAGGCCGCTCATTGTCAAAATTGTTATATGCTGCTGAAGAAACAAAGTTAGTTACCGGTGATGATAATGAGAGGGTCAGATATATTCAAGTTCTGCAACCATCAAAGTGGTGGTATTGGTTAAGGACTACTGAAGCTGGGCAAAGACAAATGCAAAATCTCTTATGGCAACTG CTAATGGGTCTGAAAGCATGTCATGATCGTAACATCACTCACAGGGATATTAAACCTG AGAACATGATCATCTGCTTTGAGGATGTGAAGACGGGAAAATGTTTAAGAGAGATCCCATCTGAAGCAACGGAAAACAAGCTGAACAT GCGTCTTATTGACTTCGGCAGTGCCATTGATGATTTCACTTTGAAGCATCTTTATGGTTCAGGGCCTACTCG GTCTGAGCAGACTTTTGAGTACACTCCTCCAGAGGCACTCCTCAATTCAAGCTGGTTTCAGGGATCAAAAAGTGCAAGCCTGAA GTATGATATCTGGAGTGTTGGAGTTGTCATGCTGGAACTGATAGTTGGTTCTCCACATGTTTTCCAGATAAGTGACCGTGCACGTATTTTAATGGATCAACGCCTTGACGGGTGGAGTGAGGAAACAAAGGAGCTTGCATACAAGTGA
- the LOC123407572 gene encoding uncharacterized protein LOC123407572 isoform X1 has translation MRKPIILLPLLYSGDSPMSLQLSGRRTVLFLILIELLVPPRCAGESATCLAVYREGGAPAVYQSAHCPRWTILSGGEGDGEKVSSSPQPRRCHVAAHRGRRRSQEDRAVCALGIRIPFLEQMRIKEVDVGVMAIFDGHNGDEASEMASKLLLEYLLLHVYFLLDGIYSIMFRNSTGKLTHKEVTILNSVLNLYKEDQSNYGQRSCWTLPTILDRSFHMEILKESLLRAVQDIDLTFSKEALRKNLKSGSTATVVLIADGQIITANVGDSKAFLCSQSHALYSEKRKRRRKRNSSNHEDFALANYGGPLYNVKELTRDHHPDREDERRRVEAAGGYVLEWAGVYRVNGELALSRAIGDVPFKRYGVISTPELTGWELLSANDSFLIASSDGVFEKMSTQDVCDMMLYAKFGVNQDFEPFAVMQQNLADYIVHLALQKGTTDNVAAVVVPLEFPSSSGARIEYWHHLEENPVTSVLPLQTIPYQHKSEDGVSSAVIEMEYFKRSSAKFQRFLVDAKLKRLGCFYLSESLDEDMDFIFRVPKGYQQEGVRDFNHVPAENALSSDGNLEKYKDRNFCWHLVHQDDEMGRCTSPEGFANYFGLLDSVSHNGSRSSSSHAFGYKIADIRYKLKRRFDRGSYGEVWLAFRWNCSDDVDIHKDPSHFSTILTPDSYNCTSSNTSSSSDENHGSDMIDGDLFILKRIMVERGNAAYLSGLREKYFGELFSNASKTLEVLSRMESSSATFPMDMQFIEYTFPEQNISAVEESLKHVARFIESFESESREIWLVYRNEGRSLSKLLYAAEETKLVTGDDNERVRYIQVLQPSKWWYWLRTTEAGQRQMQNLLWQLLMGLKACHDRNITHRDIKPENMIICFEDVKTGKCLREIPSEATENKLNMRLIDFGSAIDDFTLKHLYGSGPTRSEQTFEYTPPEALLNSSWFQGSKSASLKYDIWSVGVVMLELIVGSPHVFQISDRARILMDQRLDGWSEETKELAYKLRSYMELCILVPGISTQQQGSINSERGHGGLASWKCSEESFARQVKILDPLKMGFPNLWALRLARQLLVWHHDDRLSVDEALNHPYFQEPP, from the exons ATGCGCAAGCCCATaattcttcttcccctcctctacTCCGGCGACTCGCCGATGTCCTTACAGCTATCCGGCCGCCGTACCGTCCTCTTTCTCATCCTCATCGAGCTCCTGGTGCCGCCACGGTGCGCGGGGGAGTCGGCGACGTGCCTTGCCGTGTACCGCGAGGGCGGCGCGCCCGCGGTGTACCAGTCCGCGCACTGCCCCCGCTGGACCATCCTCTCCGGCGGCGAGGGGGATGGGGAGAAGGTCTCCTCCTCCCCGCAGCCGAGGAGGTGCCATGTGGCGGCCCACCGTGGCCGCCGCCGCTCCCAGGAGGACCGCGCCGTCTGCGCGCTCGGCATCCGCATCCCCTTCCTAG AGCAAATGAGGATTAAAGAGGTGGATGTCGGAGTGATGGCAATATTTGATGGTCATAATGGAGATGAGGCCAGTGAGATGGCTTCTAAGCTCTTACTGGAGTACTTGTTGCTTCATgtttattttcttcttgatggTATATACTCCATCATGTTCAGAAACTCAACTGGAAAGCTGACACATAAGGAAGTTACTATTCTTAACAGTGTTCTTAACCTGTACAAAGAGGATCAGTCCAATTACGGGCAGAG GTCATGTTGGACATTGCCCACTATTCTTGATCGATCATTTCACATGGAAATTCTGAAGGAATCATTATTGAGGGCAGTTCAGGATATTGACCTAACATTCTCCAAGGAAG CTTTACGAAAAAATTTGAAGTCTGGTTCAACAGCTACTGTGGTCTTGATAGCCGATGGCCAAATCATAACGGCTAATGTGGGAGATTCAAAAGCATTTTTGTGCTCACAAAGTCATGCTCTGTACAGCGAAAAGA GGAaacggagaagaaagagaaattcTAGCAATCACGAGGACTTTGCTTTGGCAAATTATGGTGGACCACTTTACAATGTAAAGGAGTTAACCAGGGACCATCATCCGGATAGAGAGGATGAGAGAAGGCGTGTAGAAGCTGCTGGTGGTTATGTTCTTGAGTGGGCTGGTGTATACCGTGTTAATGGTGAGCTTGCACTATCTCGAGCTATTGGCGACGTGCCTTTTAAACG GTATGGTGTAATATCGACACCTGAACTAACAGGGTGGGAGCTTCTGTCAGCAAATGATAGCTTCCTTATTGCCTCCTCTGATGGTGTCTTTGAGAAAATGAGTACGCAAGATGTTTGCGACATGATGCTATATGCAAAATTTGGTGTTAACCAGGATTTTGAACCCTTTGCTGTTATGCAACAGAATTTGGCGGATTATATAGTTCATCTTGCTTTACAGAAAGGCACAACAGACAATGTAGCAGCTGTGGTTGTTCCATTGGAGTTTCCTAGTAGCTCTGGAGCTAGAATAGAATATTGGCACCATCTTGAAGAAAATCCAGTGACATCTGTTTTGCCTTTACAGACCATTCCGTACCAACACAAGTCGG AAGATGGAGTAAGTTCAGCTGTTATTGAAATGGAGTATTTCAAGCGCTCATCGGCAAAGTTCCAGAGATTCTTG GTTGATGCAAAGCTTAAGAGACTGGGTTGTTTCTACTTATCTGAGAGCCTTGATGAAGACATGGACTTTATATTTAGGGTACCCAAGGGCTATCAGCAGGAAGGAGTCCGTGACTTCAATCATGTGCCAGCTGAAAATGCGTTATCTTCTGATG GAAATCTTGAAAAATACAAGGACAGAAACTTTTGCTGGCACCTTGTCCATCAAGATGATGAAATGGGACGATGTACCAGTCCTGAAGGGTTCGCAAATTATTTTGGCTTGCTTGATTCTGTTTCACATAATGGAAGCAGATCAAGCAGTTCACATGCATTTGGCTACAAGATAGCTGACATCAG GTACAAGCTGAAGAGAAGATTCGATCGCGGTTCATATGGTGAAGTCTGGTTGGCATTTCGTTGGAATTGCTCTGATGATGTAGATATACATAAAGATCCTTCCCACTTTAGCACTATACTTACACCAGACTCGTATAATTGCACAAGTTCAAACACATCGTCGTCATCTGATGAAAATCATGGCTCAGACATGATAGATGGTGATTTATTCATATTGAAGCGCATAATG GTGGAAAGAGGAAATGCTGCTTACTTGAGCGGACTGCGGGAGAAGTATTTTGGAGAATTATTTTCAAATGCTTCAAAAACCCTTGAAGTTTTGTCAAGGATGGAATCATCATCTGCAACGTTTCCGATGGACATGCAATTCATTGAGTATACATTTCCAGAACAGAACATCTCAGCTGTTGAAGAATCACTGAAGCATGTGGCTAGGTTTATAGAATCTTTTGAATCAGAATCAAGGGAAATATGGCTTGTGTACCGCAATGAAGGCCGCTCATTGTCAAAATTGTTATATGCTGCTGAAGAAACAAAGTTAGTTACCGGTGATGATAATGAGAGGGTCAGATATATTCAAGTTCTGCAACCATCAAAGTGGTGGTATTGGTTAAGGACTACTGAAGCTGGGCAAAGACAAATGCAAAATCTCTTATGGCAACTG CTAATGGGTCTGAAAGCATGTCATGATCGTAACATCACTCACAGGGATATTAAACCTG AGAACATGATCATCTGCTTTGAGGATGTGAAGACGGGAAAATGTTTAAGAGAGATCCCATCTGAAGCAACGGAAAACAAGCTGAACAT GCGTCTTATTGACTTCGGCAGTGCCATTGATGATTTCACTTTGAAGCATCTTTATGGTTCAGGGCCTACTCG GTCTGAGCAGACTTTTGAGTACACTCCTCCAGAGGCACTCCTCAATTCAAGCTGGTTTCAGGGATCAAAAAGTGCAAGCCTGAA GTATGATATCTGGAGTGTTGGAGTTGTCATGCTGGAACTGATAGTTGGTTCTCCACATGTTTTCCAGATAAGTGACCGTGCACGTATTTTAATGGATCAACGCCTTGACGGGTGGAGTGAGGAAACAAAGGAGCTTGCATACAA GCTGAGGTCTTACATGGAACTGTGCATTTTAGTACCGGGGATTTCTACACAACAGCAAGGCAGCATTAATTCCGAACGG GGCCACGGCGGGTTAGCTTCTTGGAAATGCTCTGAAGAGTCATTTGCCCGTCAAGTGAAAATCCTAGACCCTCTTAAAATGGG CTTTCCTAATTTGTGGGCATTGCGACTAGCGCGCCAGCTACTAGTGTGGCATCAT GATGACCGTCTAAGCGTTGATGAAGCATTGAACCATCCGTACTTCCAAGAGCCACCATAA